One genomic region from Candidatus Zixiibacteriota bacterium encodes:
- a CDS encoding 3-deoxy-D-manno-octulosonic acid transferase, with the protein ELYPNFLKRALQADISLYLINGRISDRSFRKYQAVRELFGYLLKSFMLLIMQSEDDLERIVSLGADRLKCRTLPNLKYDLIKSQVEQIDPGRIRDKYGISPEKKILTAGSTRDGEELRIAREYVKFNTSRDDLLLVIAPRHIERAHEIESCLKQAGLTYKLRSLLKQGEAIDSDVLIVDTIGELTGFYSISSAAFVGGSLVPKGGQNPLEPVGLGVPTCFGPHMENFREIKKSLIEMKLAYQISEGSEVTGFFKSALDGTVSRPDPELLFKKYGRSAEITAGIIMGDRNG; encoded by the coding sequence CCGAACTGTATCCGAATTTTCTGAAACGCGCACTTCAGGCAGATATAAGCCTGTATCTTATCAATGGGCGGATTTCTGACAGATCATTTCGCAAATATCAGGCTGTCAGAGAGTTGTTTGGTTATCTGCTGAAAAGCTTTATGCTCTTGATCATGCAGTCAGAAGACGATCTCGAGCGGATCGTCAGCCTCGGTGCTGACAGGCTGAAGTGCAGGACACTTCCTAATCTAAAATATGATCTGATTAAATCTCAGGTTGAGCAAATCGATCCAGGCCGAATCCGAGATAAGTACGGTATCTCCCCGGAAAAGAAAATCCTGACTGCAGGTTCAACCCGGGACGGGGAGGAACTTCGTATCGCGCGCGAGTATGTAAAATTCAATACTTCTCGTGATGACCTGCTTTTGGTAATCGCACCGCGTCATATCGAAAGGGCCCATGAAATAGAATCCTGCCTGAAGCAGGCCGGATTGACATATAAACTCCGCAGTCTTCTCAAGCAGGGCGAGGCAATCGATTCTGATGTCCTGATAGTGGATACGATCGGTGAGTTGACAGGATTTTATTCGATATCGAGCGCTGCCTTCGTTGGGGGGTCTCTGGTGCCAAAAGGGGGACAGAATCCGCTTGAACCGGTCGGTTTGGGAGTTCCCACCTGCTTCGGACCGCATATGGAAAACTTTCGGGAGATCAAAAAATCGCTTATAGAGATGAAACTTGCTTACCAGATATCAGAAGGCTCAGAAGTAACAGGTTTCTTTAAGTCCGCTTTGGATGGTACTGTTTCTCGGCCCGACCCGGAATTGCTGTTTAAAAAGTACGGTCGTTCGGCTGAGATTACGGCCGGGATAATCATGGGAGATCGTAATGGTTGA
- the lpxK gene encoding tetraacyldisaccharide 4'-kinase has product MVERQGGFFQEYLNHPRSRWYYNLLSILLWPFSLIFRIIVFLRATLYKIGLLKAQKLSHPVISIGNLTTGGTGKTPVEMYLMEVCAEMKLRPLLLSRGYGAENSEPKVIRTSDDMKELPDELKMIHRNFPDVAIAYCRDRLKAYLLALTKFEFDLVLLDDGFQHIQIERDLNIVVLDSKAPFGSKRLLPSGNLREPRRSLKRADLVLINFKSRDNFNTIKALNRVIERPLLAGNYLVSEIISLQDSERIEVSKLSGKKAGLLAAIGNPASFIEILSSLEISIEKSFLFRDHHRFTVEDMSMIASEAESAGLECLFTTEKDAVKIENICFIKPPVYVIKIKFRLEHGADRLTGRIRRIAPETS; this is encoded by the coding sequence ATGGTTGAGAGGCAGGGGGGATTTTTTCAGGAGTATCTCAATCATCCTCGCTCACGCTGGTACTACAACCTGCTCTCGATTCTACTCTGGCCTTTTTCATTGATATTTCGAATCATTGTTTTTTTGCGGGCAACACTATATAAGATCGGCCTGCTTAAGGCCCAGAAGCTGTCTCACCCGGTAATTTCGATCGGTAACCTGACAACCGGGGGGACCGGCAAGACGCCGGTTGAAATGTATCTCATGGAAGTATGCGCTGAAATGAAGCTCAGGCCTCTCCTGTTGTCCCGCGGTTATGGTGCCGAAAACAGTGAACCGAAGGTTATAAGAACAAGCGATGATATGAAAGAGCTACCGGATGAATTGAAGATGATCCATCGAAATTTCCCCGATGTGGCCATCGCTTACTGCAGGGATCGCCTGAAAGCGTACCTGCTGGCATTGACTAAATTCGAGTTCGATCTGGTGCTTCTCGACGATGGATTCCAGCATATCCAGATCGAACGCGACCTCAATATAGTTGTGCTTGACTCGAAAGCTCCTTTCGGGTCAAAAAGACTGCTTCCGTCCGGCAACTTGCGCGAACCCAGGCGTTCATTGAAGCGAGCCGACCTGGTGCTGATTAATTTTAAATCCAGGGATAATTTCAATACTATAAAAGCTCTCAATAGAGTAATCGAAAGACCGCTTCTGGCCGGCAATTACCTGGTGAGTGAAATCATTTCGCTTCAAGATAGCGAGAGGATTGAAGTATCGAAATTATCTGGCAAAAAAGCGGGACTGCTAGCGGCAATTGGAAACCCCGCGAGCTTCATCGAGATTCTGAGCTCACTGGAAATCTCGATAGAAAAAAGCTTTCTGTTCCGGGACCATCACCGCTTCACAGTCGAGGATATGAGTATGATCGCTTCAGAGGCAGAAAGCGCTGGTTTGGAATGCCTGTTTACGACCGAAAAAGATGCCGTTAAAATCGAAAACATTTGCTTTATCAAGCCACCGGTGTATGTTATTAAGATAAAATTTCGTCTTGAGCATGGTGCCGACAGATTGACAGGGAGGATCAGAAGAATTGCCCCAGAGACCTCATAA
- the nadB gene encoding L-aspartate oxidase — MPQRPHKVDFLVIGSGIAGLSFALRMASHGKVAVVTKKSDTESNTNYAQGGIASVISRVDSFDKHIEDTLQSGAGLCRPEIVKHVVQSGPDAIKRLIELGVEFSYLDESESLNDLDLGREGGHSEERVVHAADYTGREIESTLVKAVKTNPNITIFENHLAVDLLYRRVGGRKQCCGAWVYDVRVLQLFRVLAGITLLATGGSGQVYLHTTNPRIATGDGIAMAYRAGARVANLEFMQFHPTALFHPEGEAFLISEAVRGEGGRLRLRNGRRFMPDYHRRAELATRDVVARAIDREIKLSGQSCVYLDLTHLKDSFLRQRFPNIYSRLKNLGIDIATDWIPVVPAAHYMCGGVVSDRYGRTSLDNLYAVGEVAHTGMHGGNRLASNSLLEAVVFAEFAAKAAARDKHALENGMDISSEFDRLMEGKKPVPEEENILLSHAQLDIKQIMWNYVGVVRSDKRLSWAKRRLAIIKNDVAELWENFPLSYDLVELRNLATTAELIVHCAVKRKESRGLHYNLDYPERDDLTWKKDTVIEKNFEL; from the coding sequence TTGCCCCAGAGACCTCATAAGGTAGATTTCCTGGTAATCGGTTCCGGGATCGCCGGGCTGTCGTTTGCGCTCCGGATGGCTTCCCACGGCAAAGTCGCGGTGGTTACAAAGAAGAGCGACACCGAGAGCAACACTAACTATGCCCAGGGCGGTATCGCCTCGGTTATAAGCCGGGTCGATTCATTCGATAAACACATCGAAGATACGCTTCAATCGGGTGCCGGCTTGTGCCGGCCGGAAATTGTAAAACATGTCGTGCAATCCGGTCCGGATGCGATTAAGCGCTTGATCGAACTCGGTGTTGAGTTCAGCTACCTGGATGAATCCGAGAGCCTGAACGATTTGGATCTGGGGCGCGAGGGGGGACATTCGGAAGAACGTGTGGTCCATGCCGCCGACTACACCGGTCGCGAGATCGAAAGCACTCTTGTCAAAGCGGTCAAAACCAATCCAAATATCACGATTTTCGAAAACCATCTGGCAGTCGATCTGCTTTACCGGCGTGTGGGAGGACGCAAGCAATGTTGCGGCGCATGGGTGTACGACGTGCGCGTTTTGCAACTGTTCCGCGTGCTGGCCGGAATAACACTTCTGGCCACCGGCGGAAGCGGGCAGGTCTACCTGCATACAACCAATCCCCGCATTGCCACCGGAGATGGTATCGCCATGGCGTACAGAGCGGGTGCTCGTGTGGCCAACCTGGAGTTTATGCAGTTTCATCCAACCGCACTGTTTCATCCGGAAGGCGAAGCATTTTTGATTTCCGAGGCGGTGCGTGGCGAGGGGGGCCGGCTCCGGCTCCGTAATGGTCGGCGTTTTATGCCGGATTATCATCGGCGCGCCGAACTGGCAACCCGTGATGTTGTCGCACGGGCGATCGACCGTGAGATCAAGCTCTCCGGCCAGTCCTGCGTATATCTCGACTTAACCCACCTGAAGGACTCGTTTCTGCGCCAGAGGTTTCCAAATATATACAGCCGATTGAAAAATCTCGGTATTGATATCGCCACTGACTGGATACCGGTTGTCCCGGCCGCTCACTATATGTGTGGCGGAGTGGTCTCCGACCGCTATGGTCGTACCAGCCTCGATAATCTCTATGCCGTCGGTGAGGTAGCGCATACGGGGATGCATGGTGGCAATCGTCTGGCCTCGAATTCACTTTTAGAGGCAGTTGTGTTTGCCGAGTTCGCGGCCAAAGCGGCGGCGCGTGATAAGCACGCGCTCGAAAACGGGATGGATATTTCTTCGGAGTTCGATCGCCTGATGGAGGGCAAAAAGCCGGTACCAGAAGAGGAAAATATTTTGCTTTCGCACGCACAGCTGGATATCAAACAGATCATGTGGAACTACGTCGGGGTTGTGCGTTCCGACAAACGCTTAAGCTGGGCAAAACGCAGGCTGGCGATCATTAAAAACGATGTGGCTGAGTTGTGGGAGAACTTTCCGCTATCGTACGATCTGGTTGAACTGCGCAATTTGGCGACGACGGCAGAATTGATCGTACACTGTGCGGTCAAACGCAAAGAATCACGCGGACTTCACTATAATCTCGACTACCCTGAAAGAGATGACTTGACCTGGAAAAAAGACACCGTTATTGAAAAGAACTTTGAACTATGA